From Candidatus Zixiibacteriota bacterium, a single genomic window includes:
- a CDS encoding IS1182 family transposase: MQTRRKQLGYEMTLLPPLESLIPAEHRLRKLDRVLDLSFVHTAVRDRYCQDNGRPSIDPEVVMRLFILQAMEGIRSVRELMNEVQVNLAYRWFIGYRVDEPLPDHSSLSRALDRFGDALFNELFVHSIAQCRQTGLIEGRVLHLDATTIRADLDRERVGTADSPDPDARYGKFPGKRTAPGYKQQTVVDQKARVIVDVSVTSAERHEHDGAIDAVERAMTNIGQAPEAVCADAAYASGHHRAALEARGVRLVSPPPKPITHTGTEYFTTEDFAYDESRDEFTCPAGQTLRCIGPVKERPHLRRYRALRTVCRVCPLKSCCTTAPHRTLKVSVHHAALIRLRADSRTDSFRALYQARSHVIEGIFAEAKQWHGLRRAWRRGLSNMLMQSLLIAAVLNYKRLMAAVRLCEMILARAALRWWDRSDTNPVDLNYRIAIA, translated from the coding sequence ATGCAAACAAGACGCAAGCAGTTGGGCTACGAGATGACGCTGCTGCCGCCGCTGGAGAGCCTCATCCCGGCGGAGCATCGACTGCGGAAGCTGGACCGGGTGCTGGATTTGTCGTTTGTGCACACGGCGGTGCGGGATCGCTACTGTCAAGACAACGGGCGTCCATCGATTGATCCGGAGGTCGTGATGCGCCTGTTCATACTTCAGGCGATGGAAGGGATTCGGTCGGTGCGAGAGTTGATGAATGAGGTACAAGTGAACTTAGCGTATCGCTGGTTCATCGGGTACCGGGTGGATGAGCCGTTGCCGGATCATTCGAGTCTGTCGCGGGCGTTGGATCGGTTCGGGGACGCGCTGTTCAATGAGTTGTTCGTGCACAGCATCGCGCAATGCCGTCAGACAGGACTGATCGAGGGTCGGGTACTGCATCTGGATGCGACGACGATTCGGGCGGATTTGGACCGTGAGCGAGTCGGCACGGCGGACAGTCCGGACCCGGATGCACGTTATGGGAAGTTTCCGGGGAAGCGCACGGCGCCGGGGTACAAGCAGCAGACGGTGGTGGACCAGAAGGCGCGCGTGATCGTAGATGTGTCGGTGACGTCGGCGGAACGTCACGAGCACGACGGGGCCATCGACGCCGTCGAGCGTGCCATGACCAACATCGGTCAGGCACCGGAGGCTGTGTGTGCGGACGCGGCGTATGCGAGCGGCCACCATCGGGCGGCACTGGAGGCACGGGGCGTCCGCTTGGTCAGTCCGCCGCCGAAACCGATCACGCATACCGGCACCGAGTACTTCACGACAGAGGATTTTGCCTACGACGAGTCGCGGGACGAGTTCACCTGCCCGGCGGGTCAGACGTTGCGTTGTATCGGTCCGGTGAAGGAGCGCCCGCATCTGCGGCGGTATCGGGCGTTGCGCACGGTTTGTCGCGTGTGTCCCTTGAAATCCTGCTGCACCACCGCGCCGCACCGCACACTGAAGGTGAGTGTTCACCACGCCGCGCTGATCCGGTTGCGCGCGGACAGCCGCACCGACAGCTTCCGCGCGTTGTATCAAGCGCGGTCCCACGTGATCGAAGGGATCTTCGCCGAAGCCAAGCAGTGGCACGGACTGCGACGCGCCTGGCGGCGTGGTCTGTCCAACATGCTGATGCAGAGTCTGTTGATCGCGGCAGTGCTCAACTATAAGCGGCTGATGGCGGCCGTTCGCTTGTGCGAAATGATCCTCGCACGCGCCGCACTCCGATGGTGGGATCGGTCTGACACCAACCCCGTCGATCTCAACTACAGGATCGCCATCGCTTGA
- a CDS encoding DUF971 domain-containing protein, with the protein MSEAESPRPIEITRANQHDIKVIWNNGAETIFPARMLRLACPCAECIDEMSGRKRLREEAVPKDVHPLSISPVGRYAIQIQWSDGHQTGIYTWERLYQLTRMA; encoded by the coding sequence ATGAGCGAAGCAGAGTCCCCGCGTCCCATCGAGATCACCCGCGCCAACCAGCATGACATCAAAGTCATCTGGAACAACGGCGCCGAGACGATCTTCCCGGCGCGAATGCTGCGGCTCGCCTGCCCCTGCGCCGAATGCATCGATGAAATGTCAGGACGAAAACGGCTGCGAGAAGAAGCAGTTCCGAAAGACGTACACCCGCTCTCAATCAGCCCGGTCGGACGCTACGCGATCCAAATCCAATGGAGCGACGGCCACCAGACAGGGATTTACACGTGGGAGCGGCTATATCAGTTGACGCGAATGGCGTGA
- a CDS encoding Mrp/NBP35 family ATP-binding protein, producing the protein MVSKEQVLDALKVVVDPDLHRDIVSLGFVKDVAVCDGAVKVTLELTTPACPVKDQLQAEAERAIRGIDGVETANVTMVAQVRPMGHMASGQIPGVRNIIPIGSGKGGVGKSTVSANIAVSLAQTGASVGLMDADVYGPSIPTILGISELPHPGPKGIIPVTAHGVKVISMGFFLKPDQAVVWRGPMLTKMIDQFINGVEWGEIDYLIVDLPPGTGDIHLSLCQRISLTGAVVVSTPQDVALRVAEKAIIMFRQLKSPILGMVENMSHFICPHCGHREDIFSNGGTVRAAERLGLPFLGDIPLATNLRETSDAGRPIVTEQPDSPAAKAFKSIAEKLAARVSIQNMQEQAEPPVKITF; encoded by the coding sequence GTGGTATCGAAAGAACAGGTTTTAGATGCGCTCAAAGTCGTGGTCGATCCCGACCTGCATCGCGACATCGTCTCATTGGGATTCGTCAAGGATGTCGCCGTCTGCGACGGCGCTGTCAAGGTCACCTTGGAGCTGACCACTCCCGCTTGTCCGGTCAAAGACCAACTGCAGGCCGAGGCGGAGCGGGCAATTCGGGGGATCGACGGCGTCGAGACCGCAAACGTCACGATGGTCGCACAGGTGCGTCCGATGGGACACATGGCCTCCGGACAGATTCCCGGCGTGCGCAACATCATCCCCATCGGATCGGGTAAGGGCGGGGTCGGCAAGTCGACCGTATCGGCGAACATCGCCGTGTCGCTGGCACAAACCGGGGCCTCGGTCGGGCTGATGGATGCCGACGTGTATGGTCCCAGCATCCCGACAATTTTAGGGATTAGCGAATTACCGCACCCCGGACCCAAGGGGATCATTCCGGTGACAGCGCACGGAGTCAAAGTCATCTCGATGGGGTTCTTCTTAAAGCCCGATCAAGCGGTCGTCTGGCGCGGCCCGATGCTGACGAAGATGATCGATCAGTTCATCAACGGGGTCGAATGGGGCGAGATCGACTACTTGATCGTCGATCTGCCGCCGGGCACCGGCGACATCCATCTGAGTTTGTGTCAGCGCATCTCGCTGACTGGCGCGGTGGTGGTCTCAACCCCCCAAGACGTAGCATTGAGAGTCGCCGAGAAGGCGATCATTATGTTCCGCCAACTGAAAAGCCCGATCCTCGGCATGGTCGAGAACATGAGCCACTTCATCTGCCCGCACTGTGGGCACCGCGAGGACATCTTCAGCAACGGCGGCACCGTGCGCGCCGCCGAACGGCTCGGTCTGCCGTTTTTGGGCGACATCCCGTTGGCAACCAATCTGCGAGAGACATCGGATGCCGGGCGGCCGATTGTGACCGAGCAGCCCGACTCACCGGCTGCGAAGGCATTCAAGAGTATCGCCGAAAAACTGGCCGCGCGCGTGAGCATCCAAAACATGCAGGAACAAGCCGAACCGCCGGTGAAGATCACGTTTTAG
- a CDS encoding urate hydroxylase PuuD, with protein MELVQVLLRWVHVIFGVIWLGTVYAHAFVNMQVMSKLSGDSLKTVATEIGSRLMWWSRLGALWGWVTGILLYGMVFHMGKQVYQPEFGWGALGGILAIVPYAGVVVYELLARSNLAKNGRLFGASGFVLVACYVVLMDHLAHYSHRSVNIHIGLLFGNIMAFNLLVRSRALMKRIVSALTEGATPDPALLAEAGMRVRHNVYLSVPLLWTMLNQHTTALAGGNFGLTSQTAFVVPLLVILIGWHIVFHFLRRAGKLQAS; from the coding sequence ATGGAATTGGTGCAGGTGCTCTTACGCTGGGTGCATGTCATCTTCGGCGTGATCTGGCTGGGGACTGTCTACGCCCACGCGTTCGTCAACATGCAGGTCATGTCCAAGCTCAGCGGCGACTCGCTGAAAACTGTCGCGACGGAGATCGGGTCGCGTCTGATGTGGTGGTCGCGCCTGGGAGCACTGTGGGGGTGGGTGACCGGGATTCTTCTCTATGGAATGGTCTTCCACATGGGCAAACAGGTGTATCAGCCGGAATTCGGTTGGGGAGCGCTGGGCGGGATTTTGGCGATAGTGCCCTATGCCGGTGTCGTGGTCTATGAGCTGCTGGCGCGCAGCAACCTGGCAAAGAACGGCCGCCTCTTCGGGGCCAGTGGATTTGTCCTCGTCGCGTGTTATGTCGTCCTGATGGATCACCTTGCGCACTACAGCCATCGCTCCGTCAACATCCACATCGGGCTGCTCTTCGGCAATATCATGGCGTTCAATTTGCTCGTGCGTTCACGCGCGCTCATGAAAAGAATCGTCTCGGCGTTGACGGAGGGCGCAACGCCCGATCCGGCGCTGCTCGCCGAAGCGGGAATGCGCGTGCGGCACAATGTCTACCTGTCGGTGCCGCTGCTCTGGACGATGCTCAACCAGCACACGACGGCGCTGGCGGGCGGCAATTTCGGTCTGACGTCCCAGACCGCGTTTGTCGTGCCGCTGCTCGTGATTCTGATCGGCTGGCATATCGTGTTTCACTTTCTCCGTCGCGCAGGAAAGCTGCAAGCGTCGTGA
- a CDS encoding 2-oxoacid:ferredoxin oxidoreductase subunit beta, translated as MTPTTTAGPKLTRQDFVSDQEIRWCPGCGDYSILAQMQRVLPELGIPREKLVFVSGIGCSSRFPYYMNTYGFHTIHGRGTAVATGIKCARPDLSVWVATGDGDGLSIGGNHMLHLLRRNVDVKVLLFNNRIYGLTKGQTSPTSERGKMTKSTPFGSIENPIHPISFAIAAEATFVARTIDVDSAHLQEILKRAAMHKGIAFVEILQNCNIFNDGAWDDVSDKSRRSDNVVVLEQGKPLIYGANRDKAIRITGFSLESVKTGPDGVPESDLPLHDEHTPNSMWAFQLSRMEQIGLPTPIGVFRAVEEPTYDELLETQVQDAKEHGSRDLLRKLLYSGQRWTVGGNGSGGGN; from the coding sequence ATGACACCGACAACGACCGCCGGCCCCAAGTTGACCCGTCAGGACTTCGTGTCCGATCAGGAGATCCGCTGGTGTCCCGGCTGCGGCGACTACAGCATCCTGGCACAGATGCAACGCGTTCTCCCCGAATTGGGGATTCCCCGGGAGAAGCTCGTTTTCGTCTCGGGAATCGGCTGCTCCAGTCGCTTTCCATATTACATGAACACCTACGGATTCCACACGATCCACGGACGCGGCACTGCGGTTGCCACCGGCATCAAGTGCGCGCGCCCCGATTTATCGGTCTGGGTGGCGACTGGCGACGGCGACGGCCTCTCCATCGGCGGCAACCACATGCTGCATCTGCTGCGCCGCAATGTTGATGTAAAGGTCCTGCTTTTCAACAATCGGATCTACGGACTGACCAAGGGGCAAACCTCGCCGACATCGGAACGGGGCAAAATGACCAAGTCGACGCCTTTTGGATCGATCGAGAATCCGATTCACCCGATTTCATTCGCCATCGCCGCCGAGGCAACGTTCGTGGCGCGTACCATCGATGTCGACTCGGCGCATCTGCAGGAGATCCTCAAGCGCGCCGCGATGCACAAAGGGATTGCGTTTGTCGAGATTCTGCAGAACTGCAACATCTTCAACGACGGCGCCTGGGATGATGTCTCCGACAAATCCAGGCGCAGCGACAACGTGGTGGTCTTAGAGCAGGGAAAGCCGCTGATCTATGGGGCCAACCGCGACAAAGCCATCCGGATCACAGGGTTCTCGCTGGAATCAGTCAAGACCGGTCCCGACGGTGTCCCGGAATCGGACCTGCCCCTCCACGACGAACATACGCCGAATTCCATGTGGGCATTCCAATTGAGTCGGATGGAACAGATCGGACTGCCCACGCCGATCGGTGTCTTCCGTGCCGTCGAGGAACCGACCTACGACGAACTGCTGGAGACGCAAGTCCAAGATGCCAAGGAACACGGCAGCCGTGACCTGCTGCGCAAATTGCTCTACTCCGGCCAGCGCTGGACGGTCGGCGGCAACGGCTCCGGCGGCGGCAACTGA
- a CDS encoding 2-oxoacid:acceptor oxidoreductase subunit alpha, with protein sequence MSTVAADKKHPKLEPEVLERVTIRFAGDSGDGIQVQGNQFTLATAIAGNDLGTFPDFPAEIRAPAGTLPGVSSFQISFSQHEIHTPGDAPDVLVVFNPAALKVHLRDLGRGGTIIVNSDSFNTQGLKKAGYEKSPLDDGSLAAYRLIQIPMSTLNTRALEEVPLTAQEKNRSKNFFALGVVYWLYDRPLEPTVQWINEKFGNTPDVATANLTALRAGYNFADTTEIFTSHYTVRRAPLPPGDYRNISGTEAISYGLLAATYLSKTTLFYASYPITPASDMLHTLAAHKNDFGVKTFQAEDEIAAICAAIGASYAGNIGATGTSGPGMALKGEAIGLAVMAELPLIIINVQRAGPSTGMPTKSEQTDLLQAVVGRNGECPVVVLAPRSAADCFATAIEAVRLATKFMTPVIILSDGFLANSSEPWRLPDIDTLPEFSIRREVEAKVFHPYERDPDTLARPWVIPGTPGLEHRIGGLEKENVTGNVSYDPVNHETMVYLRAQKVRHVAMDYPPTKVDGDPSGTLLVVGWGSTYGPIRTAVENVRRKGKKVSYVHLRYLWPFPNDLGGILKDFETVLVPELNLGQLRMLLRGEYGLPVVGLNKVQGQPFKIAEVQSKIEELI encoded by the coding sequence GTGTCGACTGTAGCAGCAGACAAAAAGCACCCCAAACTGGAACCGGAAGTCCTTGAACGGGTCACGATTCGTTTTGCGGGCGACTCCGGGGACGGCATCCAAGTTCAGGGAAACCAATTTACGCTGGCGACCGCGATCGCCGGCAATGATCTGGGCACTTTTCCGGATTTCCCTGCCGAGATACGCGCCCCGGCGGGAACCCTTCCCGGCGTGTCGAGCTTTCAGATCAGTTTCTCGCAACATGAGATTCACACGCCCGGCGATGCCCCCGATGTCCTGGTGGTGTTTAATCCGGCGGCGCTGAAGGTGCACCTGCGCGATCTGGGGCGGGGCGGCACAATCATCGTCAATTCCGACTCCTTCAACACGCAGGGGTTAAAAAAGGCGGGATACGAGAAGAGCCCGCTGGACGACGGTTCGTTGGCGGCGTATCGGCTCATCCAGATCCCGATGTCCACACTCAACACCCGGGCGCTGGAAGAGGTGCCGTTGACGGCCCAGGAGAAAAACCGCTCGAAGAATTTCTTCGCCCTGGGCGTGGTCTATTGGCTCTACGATCGTCCGTTGGAACCGACGGTGCAATGGATCAACGAGAAGTTCGGAAACACGCCGGATGTAGCCACTGCCAACCTGACCGCACTCCGGGCCGGATACAACTTTGCCGACACGACCGAGATCTTCACCAGCCACTACACGGTGCGTCGCGCCCCGTTGCCTCCGGGCGATTACCGCAACATCTCCGGCACCGAGGCGATTTCCTACGGACTGCTGGCGGCCACCTATCTCTCGAAGACGACGCTGTTTTATGCCAGCTATCCGATCACACCGGCCAGCGACATGTTGCACACACTGGCCGCGCACAAAAACGACTTCGGCGTCAAGACCTTCCAGGCCGAAGATGAGATCGCCGCGATCTGTGCCGCGATCGGCGCATCCTACGCGGGGAACATCGGCGCCACCGGTACCAGCGGCCCCGGCATGGCGCTCAAAGGTGAAGCCATCGGTCTGGCCGTGATGGCGGAACTGCCGCTGATCATCATCAATGTCCAGCGCGCCGGCCCTTCGACCGGCATGCCGACCAAGTCGGAACAGACCGACCTGTTGCAGGCGGTGGTCGGGCGCAACGGCGAGTGCCCGGTGGTCGTGCTGGCGCCGCGCAGTGCGGCCGATTGTTTCGCCACCGCCATCGAGGCGGTGCGGCTGGCAACGAAATTCATGACCCCGGTCATCATTCTCTCCGACGGGTTCTTGGCCAATTCCTCGGAACCGTGGCGGCTGCCCGATATCGACACGCTGCCCGAATTCTCGATTCGGCGCGAGGTCGAGGCGAAAGTCTTTCATCCCTACGAGCGCGACCCCGACACTCTGGCGCGCCCGTGGGTTATTCCCGGCACTCCCGGGCTGGAGCATCGCATCGGCGGACTGGAGAAGGAGAATGTGACCGGGAACGTCAGCTACGACCCGGTCAACCACGAGACGATGGTCTATCTGCGCGCGCAGAAGGTCCGCCATGTGGCAATGGACTACCCGCCGACAAAAGTTGACGGGGATCCTTCGGGGACGCTGTTGGTTGTGGGCTGGGGCTCGACGTACGGGCCGATTCGCACCGCCGTCGAAAATGTGAGACGCAAGGGGAAGAAAGTCTCCTACGTGCACTTGCGATACCTGTGGCCGTTCCCCAATGATCTGGGAGGCATCCTGAAGGACTTCGAAACCGTCCTCGTTCCCGAATTGAATCTCGGGCAACTGCGGATGCTGCTGCGCGGCGAGTACGGTCTGCCGGTTGTCGGGCTGAACAAAGTGCAGGGCCAGCCGTTTAAGATTGCAGAGGTGCAGTCCAAAATCGAGGAGCTCATCTAA
- a CDS encoding thrombospondin type 3 repeat-containing protein, whose protein sequence is MKRLILIIASFAVVLLAARTESRATVIHVPLEQSTIEAAITTASNGDTILVAPGDYYVNLNFAGKQLALISESGRAVTILHAADVTQDLINIPGSSGTGNLIVGFTLRDVDIHNNEAVECVGSGVTIRDCRLINNREAAVYVRSGGSIWAYDNEFISNRSAGRASGMLISDFAEMVAVGNRFIDNTGGSFFTTGGAAIHVYDGRSALIINNLFVDNRTPGRDGGGAYASNVDTVIIRNNTLDSNNARNGGGIYLTNAVYAEIVSNIVTRNYGSPGSGIYVGAGVTTLVQDYNDAWHNHASNHSGIGSSPGVHSISTDPGYTNPDAWDYMLNPLSPCINTGDPDPAYNDPDGSRDDIGAFPYTLGDWDGDGVADDVDNCPLIANTDQSDTDGDGLGDACDPNPNNSPEWGAAVNVGAPINTAYHEGQCDISADGQMLIFASDRPGGSGGYDLWMSIRDGDIWADPVNLGPDVNSPAEDQKASISPDGQTIYFRSKRSGGPGGFDLYQSQWTGMEWAPATLMPGPINTPAGEFAGEISPDGAQYYTAAERPGISSGWANVFYSNWTGSSWSALVHIPELASSTDFGGVVGFASNYMIIDWLNTSDGYGSYDLFESFKIGGVWQPPQNLGAAVNSSVYDWQPTTSPSGDTLFFSSQRTGGMGGFDIWLSARTPAGDWDGDGVLNISDNCLTVYNPGQEDSDGDGAGDVCDNCPGTPNATQEDPDGDQVGTACDNCPDAYNPDQTDTDGDATGDVCEPLPGGVVVESRTVQEGQQNVEIGVFVTNDVDLTGLVLPLEFRRVNAGSFIANSFSLNVQGRVGASGLTDFSVLQYYDSPDGFPACSGPVSRSYETGADSPGAEFYSSPSSVMWFGVNATNPCLTAGTDGTPETGTPSFVLTFDVSSMAGSFEIDTACVVPGNHLAMIECGAEEPIDVSFAKGVITIIPCPCQCHGDPVCEGVTNVLDVIKAVGIAFRNEPAIPDPAPACPRTTTDVTCDDVTNVLDVVAIIDVTFRNANPFTTYCAPCTE, encoded by the coding sequence ATGAAACGATTGATATTGATCATCGCCAGTTTTGCTGTTGTGCTGTTGGCGGCGAGAACTGAATCTCGCGCAACTGTTATTCACGTGCCATTGGAGCAGTCGACGATCGAAGCGGCGATCACGACGGCCTCGAACGGCGATACCATTCTTGTCGCGCCGGGTGATTATTACGTCAACCTCAACTTCGCCGGGAAACAACTGGCGCTGATCTCGGAATCAGGACGCGCCGTCACGATCCTTCACGCCGCCGACGTCACCCAGGATTTGATCAACATCCCGGGGTCATCCGGAACCGGGAATTTGATTGTCGGATTCACTCTGCGTGACGTGGACATCCACAACAACGAGGCGGTCGAATGCGTCGGATCGGGCGTGACGATTCGCGACTGTCGGCTCATCAACAACCGCGAAGCGGCCGTTTATGTGCGAAGCGGCGGATCGATCTGGGCATACGACAACGAGTTTATCAGCAATCGTTCGGCGGGGCGGGCCTCGGGAATGCTCATCAGCGATTTTGCCGAGATGGTCGCCGTCGGAAATCGCTTCATCGACAACACCGGCGGCAGTTTCTTCACGACCGGCGGCGCCGCAATTCATGTTTACGATGGTCGGTCGGCGCTCATCATCAACAACCTGTTTGTCGACAACCGGACACCGGGGCGTGACGGCGGCGGTGCCTATGCCTCGAACGTCGATACCGTCATCATTCGAAACAATACGCTGGATTCCAACAATGCCCGCAACGGCGGCGGGATTTATCTGACCAACGCGGTCTACGCGGAAATTGTCAGCAACATCGTCACGCGCAATTACGGTTCACCCGGGTCGGGGATTTACGTCGGGGCCGGCGTGACCACGCTTGTCCAGGACTACAACGATGCCTGGCACAACCACGCATCAAACCACAGCGGTATCGGCAGCAGTCCGGGCGTGCATTCGATTTCGACCGACCCCGGCTACACGAACCCTGACGCGTGGGACTACATGTTAAACCCGCTGTCCCCCTGCATCAATACCGGCGATCCCGATCCGGCGTACAACGATCCCGACGGTTCCCGCGACGACATCGGTGCGTTTCCTTACACGCTGGGTGATTGGGATGGTGACGGCGTCGCAGACGATGTTGACAATTGCCCGCTGATTGCGAATACGGATCAAAGTGATACGGACGGCGATGGATTAGGGGATGCCTGTGATCCCAATCCGAACAATTCGCCCGAGTGGGGAGCGGCGGTCAACGTCGGTGCGCCGATTAACACGGCGTATCACGAGGGACAATGCGACATCTCGGCCGATGGACAAATGTTGATCTTCGCATCCGACCGTCCGGGCGGTTCGGGAGGTTACGATCTCTGGATGTCGATCCGCGACGGTGACATTTGGGCTGACCCCGTCAATCTGGGACCCGACGTCAATTCCCCAGCAGAGGATCAAAAGGCGTCGATCTCGCCCGACGGTCAGACAATTTACTTCCGTTCGAAGCGTTCCGGGGGCCCGGGTGGATTTGACCTTTACCAGTCTCAGTGGACTGGAATGGAGTGGGCACCGGCGACTCTGATGCCCGGCCCGATCAACACGCCGGCAGGGGAATTTGCCGGTGAGATTTCTCCGGATGGCGCGCAGTACTACACGGCCGCGGAGCGTCCGGGGATCAGTTCCGGATGGGCCAATGTCTTCTATTCGAACTGGACAGGTTCGAGTTGGAGCGCGCTGGTCCACATTCCCGAACTTGCGTCATCCACCGACTTCGGCGGTGTGGTCGGGTTTGCGTCCAACTACATGATTATCGACTGGTTGAATACATCCGACGGATACGGCAGCTATGATCTGTTCGAATCATTCAAGATCGGCGGTGTCTGGCAACCACCTCAAAACCTTGGGGCAGCGGTGAATTCTTCGGTGTACGACTGGCAGCCGACGACGTCCCCATCCGGCGATACTTTGTTCTTTTCATCACAGCGCACCGGAGGAATGGGAGGTTTCGACATCTGGTTATCCGCACGTACTCCGGCCGGAGATTGGGATGGCGACGGTGTCCTCAACATCAGCGATAACTGCCTGACGGTCTACAATCCCGGCCAGGAAGACAGCGACGGCGACGGGGCGGGCGATGTGTGCGACAACTGTCCAGGGACCCCGAATGCCACTCAGGAGGACCCCGACGGCGATCAGGTCGGGACCGCCTGCGATAACTGCCCCGATGCTTATAATCCCGACCAGACGGATACCGACGGTGACGCTACCGGGGATGTCTGCGAACCTCTGCCCGGCGGGGTGGTCGTCGAGTCCCGGACTGTGCAGGAAGGTCAGCAGAATGTCGAAATCGGCGTCTTTGTGACCAACGACGTCGATCTGACCGGTCTGGTCCTGCCGCTGGAATTCCGACGCGTCAATGCCGGCTCGTTCATCGCCAACTCATTCTCATTAAACGTGCAGGGACGTGTCGGGGCAAGCGGGCTGACCGACTTCTCAGTCCTGCAGTATTACGACTCCCCCGATGGCTTTCCGGCCTGCAGCGGCCCGGTTTCCCGCAGCTACGAAACCGGAGCGGACAGCCCAGGAGCGGAGTTTTATTCCAGCCCGAGCTCCGTGATGTGGTTCGGCGTCAACGCCACAAATCCTTGTCTGACAGCCGGTACCGACGGCACGCCGGAGACTGGAACGCCATCGTTCGTGCTCACATTCGACGTGAGCAGCATGGCTGGCAGCTTCGAGATCGACACCGCCTGTGTCGTACCGGGAAACCATTTGGCGATGATTGAATGCGGCGCAGAAGAACCGATTGACGTGTCCTTCGCGAAAGGCGTCATCACCATCATCCCCTGCCCCTGCCAGTGTCACGGTGATCCTGTGTGCGAGGGGGTCACCAATGTCCTCGATGTCATCAAAGCGGTGGGCATCGCCTTCCGCAACGAGCCGGCGATCCCGGACCCGGCGCCGGCATGTCCGCGTACGACGACCGATGTCACCTGCGACGATGTGACCAACGTGCTGGATGTGGTTGCCATCATCGATGTCACATTCCGCAACGCCAACCCGTTCACGACCTATTGCGCCCCGTGCACCGAATAG
- a CDS encoding acyltransferase, whose amino-acid sequence MTPETPHRIVDCLIDPSATIISPVNLYGCTIGKDCLVGPFTEIQRGAVIGDRTRVQSHCFVCELVTIEEDCFISHGVMFTNDRFPPSPREKWEPTLIRRGVVLGSGAVLLPVTVGEGAMVAAGAVVTRDVPAHAIVAGNPAHVVRMLK is encoded by the coding sequence ATGACGCCCGAAACCCCGCATCGGATCGTCGACTGTCTGATCGATCCCTCGGCAACGATCATTTCTCCGGTCAATCTGTACGGCTGCACGATCGGCAAAGACTGTTTGGTGGGCCCGTTCACTGAGATCCAGCGTGGCGCGGTCATCGGCGACCGAACGCGTGTGCAATCGCACTGTTTTGTCTGCGAGTTGGTCACGATTGAAGAAGATTGCTTTATCTCCCACGGCGTCATGTTCACCAACGACCGCTTCCCGCCGTCTCCGCGTGAGAAATGGGAGCCGACATTGATCCGGCGTGGCGTCGTCTTAGGGAGCGGCGCCGTTTTGCTGCCGGTGACCGTCGGTGAAGGTGCGATGGTGGCAGCCGGAGCCGTTGTGACCAGGGATGTTCCGGCGCACGCGATTGTTGCAGGCAACCCGGCACACGTCGTGCGTATGCTGAAGTAG
- the lipB gene encoding lipoyl(octanoyl) transferase LipB has protein sequence MHRTPVASPEWRFAPRITDWGTLSYDESHTRQLRALDERLHGTIPDSVFFVEHPHVYTYGRGFRGTLPAQPTFPVDPGESVSHVTVERGGDVTYHGPGQLVAYPIVDVRALTGDLHRFLHWLEDVLINTMAHWGIAGQHHPAHTGVWVGDRKIASIGVAVRQWISYHGVALNVTTDLRYFGAINPCGLPAEVMTSMVELTGSSIALHDVKAEFVAALRNTPSH, from the coding sequence GTGCACCGGACACCTGTCGCGAGCCCCGAGTGGCGCTTCGCCCCCCGCATCACTGACTGGGGCACTCTCTCCTACGACGAATCCCATACGCGCCAACTGCGCGCACTCGACGAGCGTCTGCACGGAACAATTCCTGACTCGGTTTTCTTCGTCGAGCATCCGCATGTGTACACCTACGGACGGGGATTTCGGGGCACACTGCCGGCGCAACCGACCTTTCCTGTCGATCCCGGCGAGTCGGTTTCGCATGTCACAGTCGAACGCGGCGGCGATGTCACCTACCACGGCCCGGGGCAATTGGTCGCCTATCCGATTGTCGATGTCCGCGCCTTGACGGGCGATTTGCATCGATTCCTGCATTGGCTCGAAGACGTCCTGATCAACACGATGGCTCATTGGGGAATCGCGGGACAACATCATCCCGCGCACACCGGCGTGTGGGTCGGCGATCGCAAGATCGCCTCGATCGGAGTCGCGGTGCGCCAGTGGATCTCCTATCACGGCGTGGCATTGAATGTCACGACCGATCTGCGCTATTTCGGCGCGATCAACCCCTGCGGCCTCCCGGCCGAAGTGATGACCTCAATGGTGGAATTGACGGGATCGTCCATCGCGCTGCATGACGTCAAAGCCGAGTTCGTCGCCGCGCTCAGGAACACTCCGTCCCACTAA